In Streptosporangium album, the following are encoded in one genomic region:
- a CDS encoding leucyl aminopeptidase → MEVSLSSLAPAEIAADLLVLLVREGLDPGLGLGGVLGQVRFTGRAGQDLLLPRRDGDAFRAAAVLLVGLGADDDAHAVRRAVGRVAPRLAEFPTVAVAFPHVEAVIEGVRLGGYRFDGYKSEPPRPAVRELIILAGEDPQGVARAGIVADAVTFARDLVNTPAGDLVPMDLAEHARAMAGACGLGVRVLDAGALREGGFGGILGVGAASANPPCLIEVSYPGDGVSGTIGLAGKGITFDSGGLAIKGLGAMSTMKCDMAGGATMLAAVQAAARLELPVGVTAVVSAAENMVSGSATRPGDVLTHRNGRTTEVTDTDSEGRLVLADALAYLAESSPDVLIDAATLTYSVMHALGEDITGVIGSDRELVGELIAAGARAGEPMWELPLWEPYADRLTSEVADAKNEGGSLADATIAALFLRPFTAGLPWAHLDFATTAYLDKATDLGPAGATGAMVRTLIGYLESRS, encoded by the coding sequence ATGGAGGTGTCCCTCTCCTCCCTTGCCCCCGCTGAGATCGCCGCGGACCTGCTCGTCCTGCTGGTGCGCGAGGGGCTCGACCCCGGGCTCGGCCTGGGGGGCGTGCTCGGCCAGGTCAGGTTCACCGGCCGGGCCGGCCAGGACCTGCTGCTGCCGCGCCGGGACGGCGACGCCTTCCGTGCGGCCGCGGTCCTGCTGGTCGGCCTCGGCGCCGACGACGACGCGCACGCGGTACGGCGGGCGGTGGGCCGCGTCGCGCCCCGGCTCGCCGAGTTCCCCACCGTGGCGGTCGCCTTCCCTCACGTCGAGGCGGTCATCGAAGGTGTGCGGCTGGGCGGCTACCGGTTCGACGGGTACAAGAGCGAGCCGCCGAGGCCTGCCGTACGTGAACTGATCATCCTGGCGGGCGAGGATCCGCAGGGGGTGGCGCGAGCCGGGATCGTCGCCGACGCGGTGACCTTCGCCCGGGACCTGGTCAATACCCCGGCCGGTGACCTGGTCCCGATGGACCTGGCCGAGCATGCCCGGGCGATGGCCGGGGCGTGCGGGCTGGGCGTGCGGGTGCTGGACGCCGGTGCGCTCCGCGAGGGCGGTTTCGGCGGCATCCTCGGCGTCGGCGCGGCCAGCGCGAACCCGCCCTGTCTGATCGAGGTGAGCTATCCCGGCGACGGCGTGAGTGGCACGATCGGCCTCGCGGGCAAGGGCATCACCTTCGACTCCGGTGGTCTTGCGATCAAGGGCCTCGGGGCGATGTCCACCATGAAGTGCGACATGGCGGGCGGCGCGACCATGCTCGCGGCCGTCCAGGCCGCCGCCCGGCTGGAGCTGCCGGTGGGGGTCACCGCCGTGGTCTCCGCCGCCGAGAACATGGTCAGCGGTTCCGCGACCCGGCCCGGGGACGTGCTCACGCACCGCAACGGGCGGACCACCGAGGTTACCGACACCGACAGCGAGGGCCGCCTGGTGCTGGCCGACGCGCTCGCCTACCTGGCCGAGAGCTCGCCGGACGTGCTGATCGACGCGGCCACGTTGACCTACTCGGTGATGCACGCGCTCGGGGAGGACATCACCGGGGTGATCGGTAGCGACCGGGAGCTGGTCGGCGAGCTGATCGCGGCCGGTGCGCGGGCCGGCGAGCCGATGTGGGAGCTGCCGCTCTGGGAACCGTACGCCGACAGGCTCACCTCCGAGGTGGCCGACGCGAAGAACGAGGGTGGCAGCCTGGCCGACGCGACGATCGCCGCACTGTTCCTGCGACCGTTCACCGCCGGGCTGCCCTGGGCCCACCTGGACTTCGCCACGACCGCCTACCTGGACAAGGCCACCGACCTCGGCCCGGCGGGGGCGACGGGCGCGATGGTCCGCACGCTGATCGGCTACCTGGAGAGCCGCTCCTAG
- the rbfA gene encoding 30S ribosome-binding factor RbfA: MDAARARKIADRIQQIVAEMLERRIKDPRLGFVTVTDARITNDLGEATVFYTVFGSEAERADSAAALESAKGLIRSEVGRQTGLRHTPTLTFTHDPLPDSARHLDGLLAEAKARDAEIARRAEGAQHAGDADPYRKPDEDGDGTGENDDEPSERAGYSAT; encoded by the coding sequence TTGGACGCCGCACGCGCACGTAAGATCGCTGACCGGATCCAGCAGATCGTCGCAGAGATGCTGGAGCGCCGGATCAAGGACCCGAGGCTGGGTTTCGTGACCGTGACGGACGCACGCATCACCAACGACCTGGGCGAGGCCACGGTGTTCTACACCGTGTTCGGCTCGGAGGCAGAGCGGGCCGACTCCGCCGCGGCGCTGGAGAGCGCCAAGGGGCTCATCCGTTCGGAGGTGGGCCGTCAGACCGGCCTGCGCCACACGCCGACGCTGACGTTCACCCACGACCCGCTTCCCGACAGCGCCCGTCACCTCGACGGGCTTCTGGCCGAGGCGAAGGCCAGGGACGCCGAGATCGCCAGGCGGGCCGAAGGGGCGCAGCACGCCGGGGACGCCGACCCGTACCGCAAGCCTGACGAGGACGGCGACGGAACCGGCGAAAACGACGACGAGCCGTCAGAGCGCGCGGGATACTCCGCAACGTGA
- a CDS encoding DHH family phosphoesterase, whose amino-acid sequence MTPDLRDVGPVPVGDWDRAVGLISSADEIALACHVSPDGDALGSMLALGMALRAAGKRVTASFGERRFRVPRLLRFLPGQEILAEPDAYPLAPELMITFDVPTVDRLGVLAGNAVKARELIVVDHHRSNTGFGTLNLVDSGAAATAVLAEELINRLGLPVDKAIATCLYAGLVTDTGSFRHSSTTPGVHLMAARLTATGLNPEEIARELWDRSPFGYLKVLGTVLDRVTLEPEVGEGLVWTFVTRADREAHGLPYDEVEGIIDVIRRTEEADVAVILKEDDDGAWQVSTRSKGAVDVARVCAALGGGGHTKAAGFTSHLPVEQTMASLRALL is encoded by the coding sequence GTGACGCCCGACCTGCGCGATGTCGGGCCGGTCCCGGTCGGTGACTGGGACCGGGCCGTCGGCCTGATCTCGTCCGCCGACGAGATCGCACTGGCCTGCCACGTCTCGCCGGACGGTGACGCGCTCGGCTCGATGCTGGCGCTCGGCATGGCGCTGCGCGCGGCGGGCAAGCGGGTCACGGCCTCCTTCGGGGAACGACGGTTCCGGGTACCCCGCCTGCTGCGTTTCCTGCCCGGGCAGGAGATCCTGGCCGAGCCCGACGCCTACCCGCTCGCGCCCGAGTTGATGATCACTTTTGACGTCCCCACCGTCGACCGGCTCGGTGTGCTGGCCGGCAACGCGGTCAAGGCCCGAGAGCTGATCGTGGTGGACCATCATCGGTCCAACACCGGTTTCGGCACGCTCAACCTGGTCGACTCCGGTGCCGCGGCCACCGCCGTGCTGGCCGAGGAGCTGATCAACCGGCTCGGCCTGCCGGTCGACAAGGCCATCGCGACCTGCCTGTACGCCGGGCTGGTCACCGACACCGGTTCGTTCCGGCACTCCTCCACCACTCCCGGAGTGCACCTCATGGCCGCCCGGCTGACGGCCACCGGGCTGAATCCCGAAGAGATCGCCCGGGAGCTGTGGGACCGTTCCCCATTCGGCTACCTCAAGGTGCTCGGCACCGTCCTGGACCGGGTGACGCTGGAGCCCGAGGTGGGCGAGGGGCTGGTCTGGACGTTCGTCACCCGGGCCGACCGGGAGGCCCACGGCCTGCCGTACGACGAGGTGGAGGGGATCATCGACGTGATCCGGCGCACCGAGGAGGCGGACGTGGCCGTGATCCTCAAGGAGGACGACGACGGCGCCTGGCAGGTCTCCACCCGTTCCAAGGGCGCGGTGGACGTCGCCCGTGTCTGCGCCGCCCTGGGCGGTGGCGGGCACACCAAGGCGGCGGGCTTCACCTCCCATCTGCCCGTCGAGCAGACGATGGCGAGTCTCCGCGCACTCCTGTAG
- a CDS encoding DUF503 domain-containing protein, translating into MYVGALTLDILLGDVHSLKQKRSVVRPIIAEVQRRFPGVAVAETGHLDLHRRTEIGIAVVSATAANCGATLDDCERLVAFHPEIELLSARQRLYNEDED; encoded by the coding sequence ATGTATGTAGGTGCCCTCACATTGGACATCCTGCTCGGCGATGTTCATTCGCTGAAGCAGAAGCGCTCCGTGGTGCGTCCCATCATCGCCGAGGTGCAACGACGGTTCCCGGGTGTGGCCGTCGCCGAGACCGGCCATCTGGATCTGCACCGCCGTACCGAGATCGGGATCGCGGTCGTCTCCGCCACCGCCGCCAACTGCGGCGCGACGCTGGACGACTGCGAGCGCCTGGTCGCCTTCCACCCGGAGATCGAGCTGCTGTCCGCCCGGCAGCGGCTCTACAACGAGGACGAGGACTAG
- the truB gene encoding tRNA pseudouridine(55) synthase TruB has translation MSTARAKRTPPPSGLIIVDKPADWTSHDVVGKLRGIAGTRKVGHAGTLDPMATGVLVVGVEKATRLLGHLALTQKGYDGTIRLGQSTNTDDAEGEIIATASAAGVTDEEIRKGVAILTGPIMQVPPQVSAIKVNGERAYKRARAGEEVELKARPVTVPAFEITGVRRDGDLIDIDVSVTCSSGTYIRALARDLGADLGTGGHLTYLRRTRVGPYDLSMAHTVEQLSADCVILPMADAVAAAFPRRDVTAEEASTVAHGGRLPSLGLGKGPIGVFGPDGTLLALVEEHGGITRSLAVFVS, from the coding sequence ATGAGTACGGCTCGCGCCAAGCGCACCCCGCCCCCGAGCGGGCTGATCATCGTGGACAAGCCCGCCGATTGGACCTCGCACGACGTCGTCGGCAAGCTCCGCGGCATCGCCGGCACACGCAAGGTCGGCCACGCGGGGACTCTGGATCCGATGGCCACCGGAGTGCTGGTGGTCGGCGTGGAGAAGGCCACCCGGCTCCTGGGCCATCTCGCGCTCACGCAGAAGGGCTACGACGGCACGATCCGCCTCGGCCAGTCCACCAACACCGACGACGCCGAAGGCGAGATCATCGCGACGGCCTCGGCTGCCGGGGTGACCGACGAGGAGATCAGGAAGGGTGTCGCCATCCTGACCGGTCCGATTATGCAGGTTCCGCCGCAGGTCAGCGCCATCAAAGTGAACGGCGAGCGCGCCTACAAGCGGGCCAGGGCGGGTGAGGAGGTCGAGCTCAAGGCGCGTCCGGTGACCGTGCCGGCCTTCGAGATCACCGGTGTCCGGCGCGACGGCGACCTGATCGACATCGACGTCTCGGTGACCTGTTCCAGCGGCACCTACATCCGCGCGCTGGCCCGTGACCTGGGTGCCGATCTGGGCACCGGCGGTCACCTGACCTATCTGCGCCGCACCCGGGTGGGCCCCTACGACCTGTCGATGGCCCACACCGTCGAGCAGCTCTCCGCCGACTGCGTGATCCTGCCGATGGCCGACGCGGTCGCGGCCGCCTTCCCCCGCCGTGACGTGACCGCCGAAGAGGCGAGCACCGTCGCGCACGGTGGGCGGCTGCCCTCGCTGGGGCTGGGCAAGGGGCCGATCGGCGTGTTCGGCCCGGACGGAACCCTGCTGGCCCTTGTCGAGGAGCACGGCGGGATCACCAGGTCGCTGGCGGTCTTCGTCTCCTGA